The sequence TGGGGGGGTTTTTTGGAAAAATTACGCACCCTACAAACACTGTTCTTCTCCTCCTTACACACTTGGCCCCCcttctgacttgagcgtcggagggccggcgccggaaaacccggccaccggcttgtctGCAGacaccccagacggaggacgctgCCCACCGACGGATCGCTGCCCCGCCATGAGAACCTGCTGATCCCTCTCTCCGACCACCCcaaacggaggacgccgcccgccgactggtcgccgccccgccgtggtgacccgctGCTCCCTcttcctcgaccgaagattgcccccgggtccaatttccagcaacacataTATTTATGGATCGGAGTGGCAATTATGGTAGAATGGTTGTAGGGATCAATGTTTAGAACAACCTTGCATCTTTATGTCGGGCAACGACATGGATCCCCATGTAGCCCAAATGCATGTGAAGTGCTATATCTCTAAGCTTATTCTGTAGCTTATACATCGTTTGAAAGCTGCTCCAAGGATTCAACAAATGGCTAAGGTTTGTTGACGATCCGTGGCAACAATCCCAGAAACATCATAAATAGTACTTGCGACTCCTACTTTTACCATTTTGCATATGAGCTTTATATTGTCTACGGCGTCAACCATAATTTTTATTACATCGCGTTCAGTTCGAGCTGGGTGATGAACAGTTTTATAAACAATAGCACGAACTCTCGTTCTCTTACCATTGATCATGCGAATGTTTACCAACTTCTTGATCTCCTATTTATTTACTATCTATGTCACGTGAGATGTTCTATGGTACAAGCTATTCAATATTCCacactctatttttttcttgggatattttttttatcaactaTCAAATCAATAACTAGGTCTATTTGATTTGGCTTATTATATATTAGGTATGATTATTAGGCATGAATTAGTCCAAACAAAAATGTATACTTAGGCTGCATTATGCTTTATGAGGTTCaaatatattaccaaatatatgcccaaaatttgtacttgatctcTCTTTGGACTCAAAGGCCTAAATCGAAGATTCCGACCTTTTGATATAAACAAAGCTTTAGTTGATATTACTCTTGATTGGTATATAGCTTTCTAATTTTAGGAATAAATTTAGGTAGGCTAAgacacaaacatgcaattgcGAGAATGAGCCACCAAGGCGATCGTGTATAAGTATATTGTATTTGAGCCCGATCCTaatcaaattcaaatatgaaacCGAAATATCCCCACCCACCACCCTAAAGAAAAATAGCTATAATTGTGGGATCTAGTTTGATCTTATCGAGTGTTTTTCCGATATTTCTCTTAAAtatattagaaaatttaaaatttatctcATCAcaattttttaagatttttttcatCCCAACTGTAAAAATTTAATAGAAAAGAAATATCTATTTTTTATGCGTGGGAGGTCaacataagatttttttttttttaagtacatCAGCAGCTCACACTAGCCGCACGTGAGCATTACCATATGAGTCAAAGGCCAAAATACTACACAAAGGTAGAGGAACAAATATAGAGCTGGTCCATAGAATATCTCATGAATGATGAGCAGCAAAGAAGGCGATCCAATCAGCAACTTTTTCACCTTCCGGAACACGTGCACAACCTGCAAGGCATCACACTTTCTCAGTAGCCGTTGAATGTCCTCTAGAAGCGGGTGGTCGAGCATCTTCAGCCTTTCTTGTAAAATTCACCTAATCATCTCCGCAGAATCTTCTTTCATAATAATGCTTCAGGCCTCCAATACTTGCCTCATATAGGAGATTCCCTTTTAGGCAGCCCTAAGCTTCATCCTGAAAATTGATGACTTAAAAGTGCGCCACCCTCCTGCTGCCGCAATAAGGGGACTCATGATTCTTGATCATAAAAGCAAAACCCGTATATCCACCGCTGTAACGCTATTGAACAAACTATAATCAAAATTTATCTTTAGGCGGCCAGAGAGTTTGGGCTTCCAGGATGTGAGAGCATGGCCGGGCGCCATAGCAGCAGACGGGAGCGCCAGGTCAACATAAGATATGGCGGTTAATCCTGAGGCGCGCGCAGGGGATGCGTCCGGGACAACATAAATTGTAGACACCAGCTCGACCCGTCGAAAGTGGCATCATACCGCccagaagggggagagaggaagCAAGAAAGGCCGAGCAGGAGAAAGAAAGGGTGAGAGGGCGAGATGGCAGGGATGGGGGATGGGTACGTGGGCACCGCCCTGGACGCGGTGAGGATCCGGCGGCTGGAGAAGCAGCGCGAGCCTGAGCGGCGCAAGATTCAGGAGCTCGAGAACAAGTccgccgccggcggcggcggcagccaGACCAGCCTCCTCCAGTTCGGCTCCGGCACCTCGGAGGTATCAATTCCTCACCATCTCTGAGCTTCAGTTTCTTCATCCGCTTGCTTAAAAACCCCTCCTTTGCCCTTTGTtgtaataatttttttccttcctgAGAAGTGAAGCCCGAAATTTTAGGTTTTGGTTCTGAACTTCTCAGTTTATCCCttgagatatttttattttgtttgaggTTGTTTATGTGATGTTTTGGTCTTACGTGGGTCATTAATTTGATGCTAAATAGTCACGCAATTTGATGCCGAGCTGTAATTCATGACTCCATGGAATTAGGTTTTTATTCAAGTTGACAGGATATTAATTTGTTTGCTTGATAATTTGCTTGAAATGGAATTTTATTTGTGAGCAGAAACGATAAAACCTGTTATGTGTGGATATACCTAGGGTGTACTCATTCTTGGTTAATATAACCTTAACCATCAAGCCTTATCCCTATTATCTGAGACTGGCTCTCTGAATCCTTATTCAGCAAGAATTTCTATTTTAGGGCCACCTTCGATTTAATTCTAGCTTTTCTATATCTTCTCTTACAACTTCCATCCGTGTCATCTTTGGAATTCCCTTCTCCTTCATCCTTCAATAgaaattagaactcttctaattggCACCCCCTTAGGTATGTTGTACATGCCCTTGTTGTTAATTTATGATAACAAAGTTAAGTTATGAATATGGTTGTTTCATTCAATTTTGTGGACTCCAAGTTTGTTTCATGTAGATTCTTGATTATATCATCCCGCTTGTTTCTTTGTTTatcctttctttatttctttttgtatGTTCTGGGGTAGCTTAATTGAATTTTTCTGTAGCTATTATGTTACACTCCGCCAAACACAGTTTACGTTATTTTAACTTAGAAGGTTGTGAATGCAGTGATCATCTAGGGCAATTTGGATCATCTTTTTTTGTCTTCAAGAATGCATGGTCACTGAACTTTTGGAGACCATTCCTTGGACTCcaatacctttttcttgtgagcaCTTTTGCTGGTGTTTTTTATGCACCAAAACATGGTTTTCTGAATGCCTTAAGCCATATGCTTCTATTGAGTTCTCACGTTCAAATTAGGATTGGTTGTGgatatagaaaaattttcttctttcaGTCATTAAGTTTGAcctaaatcatataatttttttaaaaaatactctCTTTTATCAACACTTCAATTTTCTGAGTCAGGTAACCTTGAATATTTGCTGACATATATTTTTGGATTGGATTTCAGATTCTTGAGACTGCTTTTAAAAAGGAAACAGTTGGTCTAGTTACAAGAGAACAATATGTTGAGAAGGTAAGAGGGGCCTATCTTTCAATCAGTTTGTACTATTATATCTCATGGAGATATATTGGCAAATAAAGCAAATGACCATGATTGTCCGGtactttttttcctctttgctAGAGGGCTAACATCTGGAATAAAattgaggaagaagagaaggagaagcttCAAAAATTGCAACAAGAGTGGGTTCAGTCTTTGCAAATTCATTTTTCGTGTGATCTTAAACATTTTTAAGTGATATGGCTCTTACATTATGTGTATGCTTGTCTTTAAGTTTTTAAGTACTATTTTGCTAGGGAAGAAAAGCTTCAGTTTCAAAAACGGAAAAAGCGGAGGATAAAGGGAGATGCACGGCTATCCTTTGCTGATGACATTGAAAATGGAAGTAacgaagaagatgcagaaaataGTGAGCTCATTTTCTCTTGCGTATTCCACCATCTGTTGTGTATTATTTGCCTACTTACAAATGATGCCAGGTCATTAACTTGCTGACTTAAGTTCAATTTTCTCATTGATTTGCAAACTTGGTTCTCAACTATCTCAACTATCTTCTTGTATGTTATCTgatatccttttttttaatgctttcTTGAAATTTGATGTAGTTCACATGCCTGTACTTACTGTCATTTGGGTCAAACATCACGTTCTGTTTGCTTTTTAACATCAATTTATGTAAACAAAATTTCTTCATAATTGAGTGATCCCATTCTTGAATGTACACCATGACATTTTGATGTGGGGCATAATCACTATTTATGTTACTTCTTTGGACCTCATATACATATTGTTTAAAGATCTCTACCCTTTATCAAAAAGAATATGAAACTTCAAACATAAGAGCAGGTCTTGAAACACTAGTATCTTGATTCTTTTTTCCAAGAGTAGACCTTGCATCAACAGGACCAGACCTAAGCTTGGCACCAAGGGCTTACAAGTTGGCATGAGCCTAGCCTCTGGCCTGAGATCCTTAGCCCGAACATAGCCCACCTTATAAAATCTAAGCTAGGACTGACGTAGTCTAATCTGATCGGGGCATAGGTAGGTCCATGGTCATTGCTacaatctagagagagaaaggtggGAAGGGAAAGGAGTTGGTGATTCTGGCTGTGGTGATAAACGGGGTGATATGATGCTTATTGTagtgagagagaggggggagggagggagagaaagagagagaaagaagaggaggaggaaatgGAAGAGGAAGTGGCGGCATAGTTGCTTCGATTGTGGTCTTCCTTTATGGTGCAAAGGTGGAGATAGAGATGAATTTGAGCAAGAACCAGCTATGATGGTGTAATACCTGATCCATAATGATCTTTCTGTGTGCATTGGAGGTGGGAGAGAGAGGATAGGGACTCAAGTATGGAACTGGTGGCAAACCTCATGATTAACTCAAGCATGGATTCGACAATGTGGAATTTTCCATCGAGGGAGATAGGTGGTACTGGGGGGCAGAGCAGCCAAGCAGTGGCAGAGATGAGATAACTTTAGGCCTAAAAGGCAGTTGGGCCTCAATTTTTAGGCCTAGCTTGACTCGATGGGTGAAAAACACCTGCACAAGTCTGCCCAAAACTAGTGTGGGTTGGGTCTAATTTGTCCATCTCTAATCAAGAGGTACAGGCAAATGTTTGAAAATCCTGGCTTAAGGATATAATTGTGCTTAAATCTTCAGTGAACATTGAATGACCAAGTCCTACATAAAGATGAAACATAACCTGATGAAAATATCAAATGTATAAGAGTTATTATGTATCAAGGATTTTGTGTATACACAAATATTTACCCCTCCAAAGCCTCTCCATGAATAGTAAAAGAACATCACAGATAATCTGCAGGAAAACTAAGCCCCAGATATGCACTAAGTTAAACTCTTGCACTCACCTACATTCTTctaaattttatcattttttctgCCAATATTGCCAAACTAAGTCTCCATATCCCACTTAAAACTTATAGTGCTTCTCTTCTCCGTTGGCTCCACTTGCACGCCCTTGGTAACTTTTTGTCTACCTTCCTATCCCAGTATTAACCTAATATAATATGAAAGTGCGGGTTTATAAAACCAAAACATCAAGATATATTTATTTCTTAGCTTTGGCCTTATCTTCCAAATTATTTCTCACCATCCACTATCATTACTCAACTTTTGGGCCAAAGCTGGGTTAAGGTTTCAAGCAATGAAAACACTGCCAGCGATCTCCGTCATCTTTTCGAAAGCTGGCAATGTTCCACCAAAACTCTGAGACGGACATAGTTTCACATCAGTCACGATGAAACaggaattcctttttttttcttatagttTCATGCAGAACCTCAAATCATGGT is a genomic window of Phoenix dactylifera cultivar Barhee BC4 chromosome 4, palm_55x_up_171113_PBpolish2nd_filt_p, whole genome shotgun sequence containing:
- the LOC103700306 gene encoding LOW QUALITY PROTEIN: ribosomal protein S7, mitochondrial (The sequence of the model RefSeq protein was modified relative to this genomic sequence to represent the inferred CDS: substituted 1 base at 1 genomic stop codon) — protein: MLDHPLLEDIQRLLRKCDALQVVHVFRKEIKKLVNIRMINGKRTRVRAIVYKTVHHPARTERDVIKIMVDAVDNIKLICKMVKVGVASTIYDVSGIVATDRQQTLAICXILGAAFKRCISYRISLEI